From the genome of Triticum aestivum cultivar Chinese Spring chromosome 1A, IWGSC CS RefSeq v2.1, whole genome shotgun sequence:
AATGCATCATATGTGGTTTAGTTCCGTGAAAACCAAGAGGGAAATGTGCTATTTTCCTTCACATATGGATGTGATCCTCTTGTCCAGGTTCAGGATGGCAAATGTCCACTATATTTCACCTAAAAAACAGATACAAACTGAGGAAAATGTACTATTGGATTGTTCATAGTTTAAGAAAATAGTAGAAACTGCGGATTCTTATTTAGGAAAACTATGTATTTCTCAAGGTTTGAAGACAATATCCTGCAATAAGGGTCTGACCGCGTGTAATTTCCTTGATCTTGCCGTTCAAATTAGCACAAGTCTTTTGAGAGTTAATGTAGTAGCTCTCTAGCTGGCTAGGTCTAGATATTTTACATAAACACCTATAAGTATTCAGATGGTACAATTGTCATGGCGGATTTTTTTTTACTTGACTAACTGACGTCTATATATATGGTAGATTTTCCTTGGTCGTGCTAAATCAGAGTTAAATTTAATTCTCAATACATCAAGTCAAGTCTTTTACGTGTAGAATTTGGACGATATACGGTCCTGCTCATTAATTGGGCAGTTAGGGTGTGTCAATGGCCCTATCTTAACAAGCTGGTTGTGACTTCACTCGCTGACTCCTTACTTCGCAGCTGTGCATACGTACACATGGACAAATAGATATTCATTCCACTCGAACGTGAGAACATggaattttcttttttttttcgggGTAAAAGGGAGCTTTATTATAAGATCACAGTGTTACAATCGAGAGGCCAAAGGTCCTCAATACATGGTGGAACCGAGTGAATCCACACAGCCGTGGTTCTCTCGGTGCGGCTATAGTTTGCCAACCGATCTGCAACACTATTCTGACTCCGATGTAATTTTTGAGGTAAAAACTTCCTTTCCTTCATCAGGTCTTTAATCTCCAGTACCAAGTGTCCATATGCTGATTTGGATAGATCATCATTTGCCAAAGTTGTTAACGCAGTCGCCGGGTCGCTCTAGTGGCCTCTCTAGCATTGACGATGACAACATACTTGGCCGGGTCGCTCTTGGCCACTGAGCTCGATCTCGGCACACCTGCACCCGCTTGTGCACTCATCCGTATATGGCATAGCAGGTGTCCTGCCGATTCTGGCCGGCGTGCAGCGGCAGCCCGCGAGTTGCCGTTATTGGAGTCGGTTCTAACTGcactaattagtactccctcctgTTAAACAACATGACAACCCTCATCATATGCGCCAAGGGATTAACAACCAAAGCTTTTAGCGTAGGATAGACTAGGAATCTGTTATGGTTTATTTTCTTGTTAAACTAGATATCTGTCTCTACTTTATCTCTTGTTCTCCAAGTTTGTAATCCCAACAACTTGTACGCTATCAGGGAGGTCGCGACCCTGCATATAAACACGAAGTCGTCAGCCCTGGCAAAGGCACGACGTTCCCAGCCTTTctcacatggtaatcagagcctaaCTCTTCCATTCATCTAGCCCTAGCCCTCCATCGCACCAGCTTCCGCCATGGCATCCTCCAGCTCATCCAACTCCACCCTCACCGGCCAAATTACCGAGAAGCTCACCCGCACAAACTTCATCCTCTGGCGCACACAAATCACTCCACAGCTCAGAGGCGCGGGCGTCTATGGCTATGTTGACGGCACCACGTGGGAACCAGCCAAGACCGTCGTCACCAAGGACAAGGACGGGAAGGAGACGGCCACACCAAACCCCCTTCATCCGATCTAGTTTCGTGAAGATCAACAGGTACTTGGTTATCTTCTGAACAATCTTTCCAAGGAGGTACTCGTGCAGGTGACCTCGATCTGCCATGCACACGAGCTCTGGACATTGCTGGCGAACATGTTTTCATCTCAGTCACTGTCCCGCATCAACAACATCCGTGTCGCGCTTGCGAACGCACAGAAGGGAAACCAGTCGGTAGCGGCCTTCTTCGCGCACATGTGCTCCCTCGCCGACGAGCTTGCTGCTGCAAGCAAGCCACTCGAAGATGACGAGCTCATCTCCTACATCACGGCCGGCCTCGACATGGAGTATCAACCCCTCGTCTCCGCCCTCGACGCCCGCACTCAGCCCGTCACCCTTGATGAACTGTATGCTCAGATGAGCAACTTCGATCAAAGGGTGGCGCTGTTCCAGGGCACAAACTCAGGTGGTGGCGGCTTCAAGCCCTCCGCCAACGCCGCCATGCGTGGCCGAGGTGGTGGCTCACGCTACCGCGGGCCAACCCGCGGCAAGGGGAACAACAAAAACACCCATGGCAACCGCGGTGACCGCGGCGACCGCGGTGACCGCGGCGACTCTCGCGGCAATGGTGGCCGGCCCTCCTACACCAACAACAGGGGCGGCCGCCGTAACTCCTCCAACAAGCGTCCCGACGCCACACGTTGCCAGATCTGTGGTAAACCTGGCCACACAGCGAAAGACTGATGGTACATGTATGATGATGACGGTGACTCATCCTCAgatgagaaggtggctggggcTGCTGATGGCTCATATGGAGTGGACACAAACTGGTATGTGGACAGCGGTGCAACCAACCACATCACCGGTAAACTCGAGAAGGTGACCATGCGTGAGAAGTACCGCGGCAAGGACCACATCCACACTGCCAGTGGAGAAGGTATGAAGATTCGTCACGTTGGTCACACAATCATTAATAACCCTCATAGGAAAATTCATCTTCGAATTTTTTTGCATGTCCCTAGTGCTAACAAAAATCTTCTCTCCGTTCATCATATTGATATCGATAATCATGTCTTCCTTGAGTTTCACCCCTTTTATTTTTctgatcaaggatcaggcaacgaagaaggtgctctatcgaggtagatgcgttcgtGGGCTCTACCCTTTGATTCCGGAGATTAGATGATTCAATAAACAAGTTTTTACTGCCACCAAGCTATCTTCAACACGGTGGCATGATCGATTAGGGCATGCAACTTTTCCTTTAGTTGAACGTTTGCTTAGGAAGAATAAACTCTCATATGTTGGAGAGCGTGATGTCGAAacaatttgtgattcatgtcagaaAGCTAAAAGTCATCAGTTACCGTATCCAATTTCTACTAGTATTTCTACCAAACCACTTCAACTCATTTTCTCTGATGTTTGGGGACCTGCCCCTACTTTTGTTGGTAGGCATACATATTACGTGAGTTTCATCGATGATTTTAGCAAATTCTCTTGGATCTATCTTCTCAAGAAAAGATCTGATGTGTTTCAAGTTTTTCTTCACTTCCAAGCTCTCGTTGAACGAAAATTTGACACCAAAATCATCGCCCTCCAATCTGATTGGGGAGGCAAATATGAGAAGCTAAACTCATTTTTCCAAAACCTTGGCATATCCCATCATGTGTCGTGTCCACATGCACATCAACAGAATGGGTCAGCCGAATGCAAACGTAGGCACATCGTAGAAGTTGGCCTCGCTCTTCTGGCAAGAGCATCCATGCCGCTTAAGTTTTGGGACGAAGCATTCCTTATGGCAGTTCACCTTATAAACATGTTGCCTAGTCGTGTCATTAATAATGACACCCCCACTGAAAGCCTCCTCCATGTCAAGGCAGACTACAATTCTCTTCGCGTGTTTGGCTgcacttgttggcccaatcttAGACCATACAACAACCGCAAGCTCATGTATCGATCTAAACAATGCGTTTTCATCGGATACAGTGCACAACACAAAGGAGTCAAGTGCCTCGATGTCTCCACCGGCCGTGTCTACATCTCACGCGATGTCATGTTTGATGAAACCAAATTTCCTTTTGCTGATCTTCATCCCAATGCCGGTGCACTCCTTAGGAAAGAAATTCTCCTTCTTCCATTGCATCTCTCCGGTATTGATCATGGGGGAGGGGAATAATTGTGATGATCATACGTTGACTAATCCTCATAACCCTGTGCATCAGTCCTATGATGATGCAGGTACAACAGCAGACGAAGAAAACAGTGAAGAAATCGTCGAAAATGATGCAGAAATCAATCCAAACAGACGACATTTTATGTGTCAAACCCTAGGGGACATATCCTCCTCGGGATCGGCGCAACAGCAGTTTGGCAGCGGATCCGCCCCAGGATCCGTGCGGCAGCAGGAGCGGCGGCAACCCAGAAAACACGTCGCCCACATGCACACCTACCAGGGGCCGCAGCGACGACTCCGCAGCCGCCATGTGGTCGCCACCGACCGGCCCAGACGCTCCACCAGGCCcgcgcctgttggggaacgtagtaatttcaaacaattttctacgcacatgcaagatcatggtgatgcatagcaatgagaggggagagtgatgtctacgtaacctcgtagactggcaacggaagcgttgacacaatgtagaggaagtagtcgtacgtcttcctgatctgaccgatccaagtatcgaacatacagcacctccgagttctgcacacgttcaactcggtgacgtccctcgagttccgatccagccgagtgccgagggagagttttgtcagcacgacggcgtgatgacggtgatgatgttcaaccgacgcagggcttcgcctaagcaccgctacgatatgaccgaggtggaatatggtggaagggggcaccgcacacggctaaggaacgatcacaaagatcaacttgtgtgtcatggggtgccccctgcccccgtatataaaggagggaggggggaggtgcggccggcccctaggggtgcgcctagaggagtcctactcccaccgggagtaggactcccccctcttgccttgttggagaaggaaaggggaagggggaaagaggaaaggggggcgccgccccccttccttgtcctattcagactagggggggagggggcgcgcggcctgccctggccggccctcctcttctcccttagggcccatgtaggcccattaacccctgggagggtggggttctggtaaccccctggtacttcagtaaaatcctgatttcacccggaacgattccgatatccaaatataggcttccaatatatcaatctttatgtatcgaccatttcgagactcctcatcatgtccgtgatcacatccgggactctgaacaaccttcgttacatcaaaacacaaaaaccctaattatgatcgtcaccgaactttaagcgtgcggaacctacgggttcgagaactatgtagacatgaccgagacacgtctccgatcaataaccaatagcggaacctggatgctcatattggttcctacatattctacgaagatctttatcggtcaaaccgcataacaacatacgttgttccctttgtcatcggtatgttacttgcccgagattcgatcgtcggtattccaatacctagttcaatctcattactggcaagtctctttactcgttctgtaatacatcattccgcaactaactcattagttgcaatgcttgcaaggcttaagtgatgtgcatctcgaaatatgccaacccaacaagtacctgcggagacacctgtagagcacctttataatcacccagttacatggtgacgtttggtggcacacaaagtgttcctacggtaaacgggagttgcataatctcatagtcataggaacatgtataagttatgaagaaagcaatagcaacaaactaaacgatcaagtgctaagctaacggaatgggtcaagtcaatcacatcattctcctaatgatgtgatcccgtcaatcaaatgacaactcaagtctatggttaggaaacataaccatcttcgatcaacgagcaagtcaagtagaggcatactagtgacactctgtttgtctatgtattcacacatgtattatgtttccggctaatacaattctagcatgaataataaacatttatcatgatataaggaaataaataataactttattatgggATAATTGCATCTTTGCCCCTAGTTGGTTCACACccccgggttttgcccttacttttcgggcatgctcagttttgcccttagtttTTCCCCTCCGTCAGCTCGAATGCCCTTCTGTCACAGCTCCGCTTGGTCAGCGCCGTTTGACCGTGACGGCTAGACGTTTTGGACACTGGTTGCCCCTGGGCCTTCCTTACAAGTGGGTCCACATAGATTAGACAGTGTAGTTGCCATTTCCCCTCCCTCTGTCTTATCCCAGCCCCGAACCCTAGATCGGCGACGACAAAGGCGACCCAAACCCTAGCACTCGGCGGCGACGCGGGCTCCCACAGAAACCATGGCCTCGATGTCGTGAAGTCCACATCGCCGGATCTACATCACGCGGCGGTGATGGTGGAGACACGCTCTTCGCacagcggtggtggtggcggtgacGATGCCATGAGGAGTGACTGCACGACAGATTCAAGGCAGGAGATCCCAGTAGGGTAAGTTTCCAGATCCAGTACTTACTCATCTGTTTCCATGATTAGAAAGGTGCATTCCATGACTTCGGTTGTGTTCACAATCGTAGGATGGATCCATCGCGTGCGTTCTTTCTGACAATTAGAATGGAGACCACTCTTTTAGCAAAGGGTGGTACTAAGGGACATGATGCAAGCTTCAGTTTCCCTCTAGTGGTGGACTGCACAAGTTCTTTCAATGATTTTAGGTCTACAATCTATAGGAAATATCCTTGGGGTATGCATGATGCAGCTGAGTTCAGATTCTGGAATGTAGAGAAAGCTACTTGGAATCCTCTACAGTGTGATGATGAGTTAGGTGTAATGTTTGCTACATATGCTGATTCGaaaactgcaaatgttgaaacTACTGTAATTCAGAGATGTAGAGCAGAAGCAGCAACTACAGCAGCAAAGCCCCCTGCCTCTAAAGCAACATCTAAAACATATGTTGCAGGAAGTACTTCTAGGAGCAGGTCAACACCCCCTAGTAGTACTTGCAATCCACCTGCAACTCCTACTGCAAATGTACCAAGGCAACCTGGCTGCAAAGACACTAAAATTCCTTTAGAGCCTATGATTGAGGAGGCTGAGCCTGATGATGTGCTAGGCTCAGATGAGGAGGATGAGAGGATGTTTCCAGATCTTGTGCAGAAGACAAATGAAGAGATAGATGAGGATTTTATTCCTGCTGAGTTTTCAGATACAGATTCAGAGGAGGAACAAGAGAACATTGACATGGGACattttgagaatgatgatgaggacAGGCCTGAGATGATGTATGACAGGGAAAATCCTAGTTTAGCTGAAGGAGTTGTTTTTCCTTCTGCTGTTGACTGCAGGAATGCAGTTGCCACATTCTCAATTCAGCATGAAGTAGAGTTCAAAATAGAGAAGAGTGATCCATCAAGGTTCACTGTTTACTGTGCATTTTCAAGGTGTAGATGGAGGCTACATGCCTCTTTAATGAGAAACAGTACTTTGTTTCAGGTAGTAACAGTACTAACTAACTAATCTCATTGACAGTATCTTGCATATTTAGTTTGCATATTCAGTTTCATTCAGCCACACTGTTTGCCTTACTGTTTTGCTTTGTTTCAATTTACAGATTAAAGTAAATCCCTATGAGCACCACTGCCCAAGTGTGAACAGAACTGAGAGGCTCAGAGCAGCCAAGAGGAGTGGATAGTCATGTTGCAAAATTGGGTCAGAGAAAACTCCAACATTGTGGACTTGTTGGATAAGATCAGGCAGTACTTAATGCAAAAATTTGGCCTTAGGAATAGCATAGAACTACAAAAATTCAATGGGCATATCATAATTCCCAGAGTTATGAAGATTTTGATGGCAAAATCCAAAGGCTTGGACATGACTTTAGTTAGGAGAAGTCCAACTGAAGCAGAGGTGACTGCCATAGACAAGGAGAAGAGGGAGTGGAGATACCCTGTGGATGTAGAGAAAAGAACATGCAGTTGCAGAAAGTGGCAAGTTGCAGGCCAGCCATGCATACATGGTCTATTCTTCATAACATCATTAAGAGGGGAAGCTAAAGAAATAGACCAGTATGTGCACAAGTACTTCTCACTTGAAATGTTTAAAAAAACATATGCTGAGAACCTGCCTGCACTTGAAGGAAAACAACAGTGGGATATTGTAGACCCTGGTTTCAAACTAAGTCCACCTGTACAGAACAAAGCTGCACCTGGCAGGCCAAGGAAGACAAGAATTAAGCCAGCAAGTGAAGGAAAAGACTTGGTCCTAGGAAGAGAAAATGCAAGAGGTGTGGTGTCTTGGGTCACTTACTGAAAACCTGCAAAAAAGCCATTGATCCAGCATTTGGTGAAGAAGATGCACACTGGGGAGCTGACAATGCTGAAGAAGACCCTCCTAACCAAAATGCAGACCTACATGataaacaacaagaagaagaggagCCATACAGTGAAGATGAAGCTCCAGTGCAgcctgcaggtgaagatgaagctccAGTGCAGCCTGCAGGTGCAGATGATGCTCCAGTGCAGCCTGCAGGTGCACAGGATGCTCCAGTAGAGCCCGACAGTGAAACAAATGAGACAGCAACACAAGCTTCCACAGTTCAAAGGTAATATTCCTCTTTGATTTATTTATGTGCCTTATTTATGTGCTTTTACCTGCAAATATCTCTTGTACTGTTACTAACCAACTATTTCTTCCCTATTTGTTAGCACACCAAGGAAGAACTATAAGAAGGCAGCAGAGAGAGgagcatctccaatggctatcAGCAAGAAGAGGAAGCTTAACACTTCTACAAGTCCAGAAGAAGAACCTTGCTCAGTTACTGGCAGCAATGTAGATGCAAGAGTTGCTGCATGTGAAGAGCAAGTTCTCCCTCCAGTTGTTCCCCAAATCCCTGTGAAACTGACTAGGAGCAGGGCTAGGGAGATGACAATCCCAGCTAGCAACACAAGGAGCAAGAAGGCAAAATATGGAAAATGAGTACTAATGTGCTGTGCAAGTTTGAAACTGTTAGATTTGTTGTAATGTGTTCTTTTGGTTGCAACAAGATTGGTTGTGAACTATGTTCTTTTGGTTGTTGAAGAATATCAAATGCTACTTGTGAACTATGTCTAGTTGCAGCAAGATTGGTTGTGAATTATGTTCTGTTTGATCTTTCTTTTCACAATACATGCATTTGGCAAATTGTTGCGTCCATAAAGCTTCATAACATAACATAACAACTGCTAGGTTCATACAACTTCATATGTTCATTACAGCTTCATAACATAACAAGTGCATTTGAGCTACATAGATCATAAACTAATGTGCATTCTGTGCACAGACAGCCATTGAGATTGCTAGAAAACAAATGAAAATGCTAGCAAACAACATTGTCCCTATGCACATAATTTCTTTCATTTTCTTCAACTCCTTGTTCAATGCACGATTCTTCTTCGCAAGATCAATTGATCTCTTCTCCAGGTGGTGACTTCTGATCCAGCTATGTTCGATCACTTCGTGCAGTTCTTCAAAGGCAAGACCAACACGTTCTGGAGGTGGTGGGTCAACCCAAACTGCCCATTCACATTCATCTGGCAActgaatcaataaatttgattAAAATTCTCCTTGAAAGTTAAATAAGAAAATGGAAACGAAAATGCAGTGCAAATGAAATCATACATCCAGAGGGCAACCCAAAAAACGACGTCCAGTGCTTGCGCCTCCCCAGGCGACACGACAAGCCGGGATTAGCTGGTGCCTCGGGCAACGATGCTTCGAGCGCGGCTCCAAGCCACAGTATGTCGAGTCTGCCAAGTAGAACTCGGAGCTGTGCTGAACAATGCCTACCCCATCCACCTAAATCAGGCCAAGATCCAGAAATTAACCCCCAAATCTAGCAAACCCTAGAAAAGCAGGGGACCAGATGAGCTATCAAACCTGTTCGGCTGCCGGCGGCGAGTTCTCCGACGAGATGGCCGACGTCGACATGGTCCTTCCCACCTCTCCCCACACCACGATGTCACACCTCTCTTCCCAGCCGCTTCTCTATTTTCTTGTGAAGCGGGAGCTAGAAGACGACTAAACAGGTGGGGGGTATCAAACCCAGGGGCAAATGTGTCCAAAACGTCGAGCCGTCACGGTCAAACGGTGCTGACCAAGCGGAGCTATGACAGAAGGGCATTCGAGCTGACGGAGGGGATaaactaagggcaaaactgagcatgcccgaaaagtaagggcaaaacccggggGTGGGAACCAACTAGGGGCAAGAATGGAATTGTcccctttattattgcctctagggcatatttccttcagtctcccacttgcactagagtcaataatctagattacacagtaatgattctaacacccatggagccttggtactgatcatgttttgctcatggaagaggcttagtcagcgggtctgcaacattcagatccgtatgtatcttgcaaatttctatgtctcccacttggactaaatcccgaatggaattgaagcgtctcttgatgtgcttggttctcttgtgaaatctggattccttcgccaaggcaattgcaccagtattgtcacaaaagattttcattggacccgatgcactaggtatgacacct
Proteins encoded in this window:
- the LOC123091192 gene encoding uncharacterized protein, with the protein product MSTSAISSENSPPAAEQVDGVGIVQHSSEFYLADSTYCGLEPRSKHRCPRHQLIPACRVAWGGASTGRRFLGCPLDLPDECEWAVWVDPPPPERVGLAFEELHEVIEHSWIRSHHLEKRSIDLAKKNRALNKELKKMKEIMCIGTMLFASIFICFLAISMAVCAQNAH